GCAAAACCGACGACTTCGAGGTCTTCGCGGACATGCGGCTGGCCGGCGTCGGGATGATCGGGGTCGTCCACGCGACCCGACCGATCGACGCGCTCCAGCGACTGGTCGGCCGGGTGGAGCTCGGGATGATCCCCCAGGTCGTCGACACCGTCGTCTACATCGAGGCTGGGGAGGTCGACACCGTCTACGACGTCCGAACCGAGGTCAAGGTCCCTGCGGGACTCACCGAGGAGGATCTCGCTCGGCCCGTCATCCAGGTCACCGACTTCGAGACGGGCGAACCCGACTACGAGATCTACACGTTCAACCGCCAGGTCGTCACCGTCCCGCTCAACGACGACGAGGACGGCCCCGGAAGCGAGTCGGGTGTCGATCGCATCGCCAAACAGGAGATCGAACGCGAGATCCGCTCGGTCGCCCGGGGGTACGTCGACGTCGATCTCAAGAGCCAGGACAAGGCGGTCGCCTACGTCGAGGACGACGACATCTCGAGCGTGATCGGCAAAGGTGGCGGTCGGATCACCGACATCGAGAACCGCCTGGGGATCGACATCGACGTCCGAACTCACGACGAGAACCCGAGCTACGGCGCCGGCGGCGGTGGCGGCGGTGGCGGCGGTTCCGGCGGAGCTGCGGGCTCCCAAACTGGCCAACTGGTCGAACCAGAGATCACCTCGCGCCACATCGTCATCCCCGTCGACGGCAGCCACGGCGAGACCGTCGAGGTCCAGGCCGGGGGCGACTACCTGTTTACCGCGACGGTGAGCCGCGGCGGCGAGATCCAGGTTTCCCGGGGTAGCGCGATCGCGGACGACCTGGAGCGAGCGATCGATCGGAAGGATCCGATCACGGTCGTCCCCTCCTGAGACCCCGGCGGGCGCAGTTCGCCGCTCGGATTGGGTTGTTTTTCGATTGTTCGGAAATATGCGGACGGGCGCCCAACTTTTCTCCGACTTGTTCGTGACACCGTCACCCATACCGAGCGTACTAGCTGTATAATCATAAAGCACTTATACGAGACAAATGTCTTGATATTCGTAGATCAACATCGAGTGATTCAACCATGGGTGCCAAAAGAAAGACGTTCGTCTATTCTGAGATCGATACCGATCCAGGTCCGTTCATCACCGATCGCGACGGCCTCGAGACGGTCCGAGAGCGGATCGTCGACGACCTTCGTCGAACCGTCTCCGGCGCCGACGCCGACGGCGTCGTCGTTGCGATGAGCGGCGGAATCGATTCGACAGTAACCGCCGCGCTGGCCGTCGAGGCGCTCGGCAGTGACCGAGTCCTCGGGCTTGGACTCCCCTGTCATAAGAGCGATCGCACGCAGGTCAACGAGGCCCGAACGATCGCCGACGGGCTCGGGATGGAGTTTCGGGAGATCCAGCTCCAGCCGCTGCTTGACGCGTTCGAGGAGACGGTCGCGGCCGAGTTCGAACCCGAGACGCCCGACCGGCCGAACGAGCGCAATTACGCGCTCGGAAACGTGGTCGCACGGCTGCGGATGGCCTGTGCGTACTACGCCGCGAACCGCGAGTCGCGGCTCGTCGTCGGAACGGCGAACCGCTCGGAGCTTCTGCTCGGCTACTTTACGAAGTACGGCGACGGCGCGGCCGACGTGTATCCGATCGGCGACCTCTACAAGACCGAGGTCCGAGCGCTGGCGAAACGGCTCGGTGTCCCCCGTCGGATCGTCACCAAGGCGCCGACCGCCGGCTTCTGGGCGACCCAGACCGACGCCGACGAGCTCGGCGCCGCCTACGACGTCATCGACCCCTTGCTGTGGCGGCTCGTCGACGAGGACGTCCCCCTCGAGGACGCGATCGACGTCCTCGGGATCGAGCCCGACCTCGCCCACGAGATCGTCGCGCGGTGTGTCCGGACGGCCCACAAGCGACAGACCCCCCGGACTCCGGGAATCGCGGACCGCGAGGGGTTCGGCGACGTCGATTCCTACTCGAGATAGATATCGGGGTTGCGCCACCAGAACAGCCCCCACGAGAGCATGAATCCGACGGCCATCGCAACGATGTCCTGGACGATCTGGGGGAGCCCGAAGTCGACGATCGCGACCAGCGCGATCGAGGAACCAAGCGCCGCGCCGGCGAGGACGAACGCCAGATCCGCGACCATCCGCTCCTGGGGTTGGTCCCAGTAGTGCTGGCGGTCCTCATCGTACCAGACGCCGACGTAGATCAACACCGGCGACATCAGCGTGATGACGGTAATCGACTGATACACCTCGGGGAGCCCGATCGGGAACAACACCAGCTGATTGAGCAGCTGTGCGACGATCGACATTGCGAACAGCCCGACCAGCAACCATCCCCAGCGCGGCAAGCGCTCCTTGTCCATACACCGAAACGACCGCTAGCGAAAAATAATCCTGCCGTTTCCGGTCTACTCCGCACAGCAGGCGTCTTTCTTCGGGGACTCCTCGACGCCGCTCCCGTCGGCCGCGACGGGTTCCTCGAGACGGTAGAGGCTCTGGCGCGCGTCGGCGAAGTAGATATCCTCGTCGACGATTCCGATCTCCTCGAGACGCTCGAGGGCGTACCGGACGGTTCGAGCCGAGAGCATCGACTCCTCGACGATCTGTTTCTGGGTCAAGGGACCGTCGTACTCGAGAACCTTGAAAACGAGTTTCGCGCTCGGTGGAAGATCCTCCAGGTCCTCGCCGTCAGTCGCGGTCATATTACGATTCGAAAGGTCCCAGTAGTATAAAAGTTGAGCCTTACTGGGACGGAAATCGAGAAAATATATCTATAACTTCCAACGAGAAAAAATTGGGTACGGGAGCTATACCGAAACTTCTCGGCTGTTTGACCGGTCGGTCAGCCGAACCACGGCTCGGCAAAAACGGTCGCCCGGCGGACGAACTCCGTCGGGGCTCAGATCCGTTCCCAGGCGTCGTCGTCGTCGGGGTCCGGAAGCTCGCCGAACGACTCCTCGGGGGGAAGCGCCGTTTCGTCGGCGGGAGCGGGAGTCTCGTCGCCGAGGTCGAGCTCCGGCCAGGCGGTTTTTTCCCACTGACCTCGCTCGGAGTGGTAGTAGACGACGTTGTCGTCGACGACCGCGAACAGCCCCCGCTGTCGGTCGTGGACGACCCGCGCGTTCGTATCGATCGCGACGTCGACGACGTCCTCGAGGGTGTCGAGCTCGAGGTGGTAGTCGCCGACCCACATCGGGATCGATCCCTCCGAGATCCACTCGGCATAGCGGTGTCTGTGGAGATCTCGTCGGGCGGACTCCCGATCGATCGGCTCGCGGCTGTAAACGAACCCGGCGCCGGCAAACGAGAGCAGGCCGATCGCCGCCAGTCCCGCGACGAGCGTGACGTTCGGCGAGTCTTGCACCGCAACCTGGACGGTGTCGCTGTGCTCGGTCGACGCCGCCAGCTCCTCGTCGTCTTCGA
This genomic window from Natronococcus occultus SP4 contains:
- a CDS encoding NAD+ synthase, with the translated sequence MGAKRKTFVYSEIDTDPGPFITDRDGLETVRERIVDDLRRTVSGADADGVVVAMSGGIDSTVTAALAVEALGSDRVLGLGLPCHKSDRTQVNEARTIADGLGMEFREIQLQPLLDAFEETVAAEFEPETPDRPNERNYALGNVVARLRMACAYYAANRESRLVVGTANRSELLLGYFTKYGDGAADVYPIGDLYKTEVRALAKRLGVPRRIVTKAPTAGFWATQTDADELGAAYDVIDPLLWRLVDEDVPLEDAIDVLGIEPDLAHEIVARCVRTAHKRQTPRTPGIADREGFGDVDSYSR
- a CDS encoding winged helix-turn-helix domain-containing protein, which gives rise to MTATDGEDLEDLPPSAKLVFKVLEYDGPLTQKQIVEESMLSARTVRYALERLEEIGIVDEDIYFADARQSLYRLEEPVAADGSGVEESPKKDACCAE